The region CTTTGAGTATTTCAGGATGGGGTATGCCTCGGTAATGGCCTGGGTACTTTTCTTCTATATTCTGATCTTGACGCTATTCGTATTCAAGTCATCTGCAGCCTGGGTATATTATGAGGGGCAGTTAAGAGGGGGGAGATAACACTATGTCAAGTGACGCCATGTCAATAAGTAATCCAACGCAATCGGCGAGGACGCAAAAACGCCTTAGAAACCCGCTCCATTCCAAACGTATGCGAGGAATCATGGGTGCAATTATTGTTCATCTCGTGCTGTTAACAGGGTTGGTATTCATTCTTATGCCTCTTGCATGGTCGATCTCTACCTCGTTGAAGGAGCCCGGAGCCGTCTTTACCTATCCACCAGAATGGATTCCGAGACCGGTGGTGTGGCGGAATTATATAGACGCATGGACAGTGCTTCCCTTCTTTCGATACCTCTGGAATACGACAATGATCACTACTTTTTCAATAGTGGGGAGATTGCTTGCTTGTTCTCTCGCGGCTTTTGCGTTTTCAAGGCTGCGCTGGCCGGGTAGAGATGTCCTATTTTTTATGATGCTGTCAACCATGATGCTCCCCAGCCAGGTCACACTGATTCCAACATTCATCCTCTTTCGCAAGCTTGGCTGGGTTAATACCTTTTTGCCTCTGATAATTCCTAAATTCTTCGCAGAGCCTTTCTTCACGTTTCTTATGCGCCAGTTTTTCATGACGATACCGATCCAAATGGATGAGGCGGCCAGAATAGATGGTTGCACGAATTTTTCTATTTTTTCGAAGATCATCATGCCCCTCTCTAAACCCGTGTTTAT is a window of Bacillota bacterium DNA encoding:
- a CDS encoding carbohydrate ABC transporter permease translates to MSISNPTQSARTQKRLRNPLHSKRMRGIMGAIIVHLVLLTGLVFILMPLAWSISTSLKEPGAVFTYPPEWIPRPVVWRNYIDAWTVLPFFRYLWNTTMITTFSIVGRLLACSLAAFAFSRLRWPGRDVLFFMMLSTMMLPSQVTLIPTFILFRKLGWVNTFLPLIIPKFFAEPFFTFLMRQFFMTIPIQMDEAARIDGCTNFSIFSKIIMPLSKPVFIAVAIFVFNANWNDFFAPLIYLHDSDKFTLALGLRAFQGQFGTEWNLMMAASNLVLLPVVLLFFFAQKYFMQGVVITGLKG